GGCCACGCAATCTGATAGTGTACAAGTGAATACTTCTCGTTCTTTGGCAACCAAATTTGACGCGGCGGCAAAAAGTCAGCGGCTTGACCTTGCTGGCGCCGGCCAGAGCGCTAAGTTGGCGGGATGTTAACTGTACGCGACCATCGGAGCGGCGATCTGTTCGATCCGTGGGAGTATCTTGGACCGCAGCGACGCCGTCTTTTGTACCAGAGTTGGGCGGGAGTATTCCGCGATTACTTACTCCAGCATCTTCCAGTCAAAGAATTGGCGGCCTGTTTTCGGGACGATTTCGGGCGTCCAAGCAAAGACCTGCACGTCGCGTTGGGCGCTTTGATTTTGCAGCAGTTGCATGATCTAACAGATCAGCAGACGACCGAGGCGGTCGCTCTGAACATCGCGTGGCACTATGCGCTCGACATTCGCCGCGAACCGGACGCCTATCTCTGCGAGCGCACCCTCCGGAATTACCGCTGCAAGATCTTGGAGCTTGGATTGGACGAGGTCCTGTTCCGCACGCTGACCGACAAGCTGATCGCCGCCGTGGGCGTCGATAGCGGCAAGCAGCGTCTGGATTCTACCGCCGTTCGCTCGGCCATTCGCGGTCTGACCCGATTGGGCATTCTTGTCGAAGCAGCCAGCAAGTTTCTGCGAGAGCTGAAGCGGACGTTTTCTGAGCAGTATGCGGCGGTCGATCCCGAAGTTTTACGAAAGTACGTCGAGCGACAAGGCGGCGGTTGCTTTGCCGACACGCGGCCCAGCGAATCGAAGCGGCGTCTGCCGGAAGCGGCCCAGGACGTGTATGCGCTGATTGAGCAGTTTCGCCAAACGGAAGCGTCGACGCTGGAGAGCTTTCAACTGCTCGAGCGTATCTTCCATGAGCAATGCGAGATCTCCGGCGATTCAGATGCGCCGGTCCTCGTGCGGCCGCCGCGCAAGAGCGATTGCGACGGCGTGCTCAGTCCGGCCGATCCTGACGCCCGC
The genomic region above belongs to Planctomycetia bacterium and contains:
- a CDS encoding transposase translates to MLTVRDHRSGDLFDPWEYLGPQRRRLLYQSWAGVFRDYLLQHLPVKELAACFRDDFGRPSKDLHVALGALILQQLHDLTDQQTTEAVALNIAWHYALDIRREPDAYLCERTLRNYRCKILELGLDEVLFRTLTDKLIAAVGVDSGKQRLDSTAVRSAIRGLTRLGILVEAASKFLRELKRTFSEQYAAVDPEVLRKYVERQGGGCFADTRPSESKRRLPEAAQDVYALIEQFRQTEASTLESFQLLERIFHEQCEISGDSDAPVLVRPPRKSDCDGVLSPADPDARYNKHRGVGYLVQIMETFAEDDSPDDDSSPSKPDLVTHVAVGKLTMHDQDALEPALVDAEQRGLKPSELLADSHYGSNACLAKGRERQVEIISPAMTAKGKRQGKFTLGDFELDDQGRVVRCPTGYEPVETSVADVRLQVLFDSAACHACPRRDDCPAAAVGRSERRWQYNHDRVKQRERRLQDASEEFRQRYRWRAGIEATMSRFKHQMGMARLRVRGMAKVTYAAMLRAIGLNIFRVAAYRTATPRT